In Oscillospiraceae bacterium, the genomic window ATATATGAGAGTTGGAAGTTTTTATAGCCTGTATCTACAATATATTTCATTACGGTATTGTCATAAGAGGTAAACAAATCAATAACTGTATAAATAAGAGAAACCAAAATATAAGGTGAAATCATGGGAAAGGTAATTTTCCAGAAGGATTCCCAGCTTGTTGAGCCTTCCACCGCCGCAACCTCGTAATAAACGCTGGGGATAGCCAAAAGACCTACAAGGAAAATAATTACCTGCAGACCGCTTTGCCATACAAGGTCCATTATGTTACTGATAAGTGTTGAAAGGAAATTAACAACACTTTGCGGAACGTCGCTCTGTAAAAGAAGATTGGTAAGCAATGCGGGATTAAAGAGGTTTGAGGTTGAATCTCCGCCTCTTGCAATTTCGCTTAAGCTTTGCTTGATAATAGACGTAACAATGCCCGTTGCCAGAATAAAGGGAAGGAAAAACATAGCACGCATAAAGGTACGTCCTATAAATTTCTGATTGAGAATTATGGCAACGAATAAGCTGAAAAATACTATGCAAGGCGCCAAAAGCACCATTTTTTGAATTGTTTCGGTAAAAAGCCTGAGAAAGTCTGCGTCCTCTACAAAGGGCTTAATGTAGTTTGCAAAAAAAATTTCCAAAGGACCGACAAAAAGACCGCCCTCAGCAAATTTAACATCACTGAAGGAATATCTTATCGTTGTAATAAGCGGATAAAGGAAAAATACAATTATTCCGATTATCCACGGACTTACAAAAAACAAGCCCATAAAGGATTTTTTATTTTCTAATGTTAACCTACGCATATGTATATCCTCTTAAAATCAAAATTTACGCCTTTTATTTTCTATCTTATTTGCCGGTATAATCAAAGTTATACCGGCAAATAAATATACTATTTGTTTAATTGTCGCTAATATCTACAGAAAGTTTTACATATTGGAAATATGTTGTGGGAGTTCCGGGGCCAAAAGTACCGCCGATATAGAACTCGTCCTTATCTATTTCTACGCAGGATGTAAAGTTCTTGTTGTAGAATACGGGATAATGCAAATAGCCGTCAGTGTGCTTTCCTGACTGAACGTTATAAATTGTAAGCGGGTCGCCCCAGGTTACAAGGTCTCTTGATGCTCTTAGCATAATTGAAAGACCCTGACTTGTCCACGCCTCTTCAACGCCGAGATAATAGGGAGTTCCCTTAACCTTGGCAACGCTGAAGCGTACAATCTGGTCATTTATAATGATTGAGCTTTTTCCGCCTTTTTTATAGAACATATCTCTGCTGTTCTTGTCAAAGTTCTTGGGTAATGCATCCTCTTCCCATTTGCCTGAGAAATATGTTTTGAAGCTTCCGGGCTTACCTAATTCGGAAATAGGAGAACGGGCAACCTTAAGGCCTGCCTGTCTGCCTGCCTCGGAGTTGGTTTTAGAGGTATCAAGATAGTAAATATAAACGTATTCACCGTCGGAAAAGCCTGTGGGATGACGAAGTCCCTGAGATGCCTGCTCACCCTTTGAGTTGAGATAACCTGCAGAGGGCCATATAACAGGACCTAAGTCGCCATCGTTAAAGGTTTTTGTTCCAACATCCTTTGACGGAAGCACTGCCATACTTGTAAATGCAAAGTATGTGCCTGAGCTTTCCTTGTAAACGCCGTCAGGACCTGCGCCGTCATACTCGTCTTGGCTGTAAACCTTATCTAAAGGAAATACAGTATTGTTGTAGTATACGGGGCCTGTACCCAAATCAAAGCGCTCATTCTTATTTTCGCAGTGCATAATTGCAAGAAGGTGCTCTTCCTTACCCGCCGGCTTAACAGTCAGCGTGTTGAAAATACCGTAGTAATTACGCATCCAATAAGGCTCGTTTGCTATTGTTTCGGGCTTCCAGGTCTGCTGTCCGAAGTTTACGATTGAAGAAGATGACATAGTCTTCTTAGAGCTTGTATTAAAAACATTGCTTGTGGACTTGAGAGTTTTGCCCGAATTAAATTCAGCCATACCTGTCCAGCTTGTAGCTAAGAATGCCTTCACCTTTCCGTTAACCATCTGTAAATACGGAGGCATCTCAATATAATAGCCCATTTGCTTAACCTGAGCAGCAATAGGCTCGTTGTTTTTAATGTCAATTGTTCTGCTTGCAAGCTTTACCTTGGGAGCATTTGTATAAGTAATATTGATATCTATATCATCATCCCCTATATCTCCTGAAGGCTTGGACGAACTTGCAGAAGGCTTGGAAGAGCTTGGTGTACTGCTGCTTTCGTCCTTTGAAGCAGAGTCAGACGAAATGTCTGACTCTGTATTCACCTGTGAAGAGCTTTCCTCTTGCAAGGAGCTGCTTGAAGGGTCTGCCTCTTTCCCATTGTTACAGGAAGAAAGAGAAAACACTGCAACCAATGCAAGAAATAATGCTGTAATTCTAAATTTCATACTATTTCTTTCCTTTAGCTGTTCTTACTGTTAAGCATCCAATCATAATCATAGACGCCATAAGTAATGTTACAAAAATCAAAAGTGTTGTATCGCTTGTGTCGGGTACTTTTACATCGGAAATCTTGTAATTTCCTTCGGAGAGGAAGTATTCTCCGCCCATTGTAATTTCAAAGCTTACATATCCGCCTTCAACTGTTAAGCCCTGCTTAACAACCTCAGCGTCCTCAGTTAAGAAGTCGTAAAGGTAAGCGTTTATCTCTGTGTCATCCTCAAGACCTGTATATATTCTGAGAATTGCTTTTTCTGCGGGGAGTTCATCCTCAACTGTTGTAATAAAAGTAGTTTCAAAGGGGTCAAAGCCTGTAAGCTCAACTATAGCATCCTGGAAGAAGCTTCCGTTAAGCAGGATATTTGTTTCAAAATCGTCTTCCGTATTTGTTATATCCTTACCGTTTATAGTCCAGCTGTAAAGAACCTTTTCTCCGTCTGTAACCTCAACTATAATATTCTGGTCCTCACCCTGAAGAGCTTCGAAAATTACAGAAGAAATTTCATAGGGAGATGTAGATGTAATAACAATGTCATTATCTGTATTGTTGATTTCATCAAGTATTTTATCAATGGTTATTTCATCCGAACCGGGCTTTGTCAATGTTCCGACAGAAGCGCATTCTCTGTCCTCCCAATCAGCAGGAAGGAAATCGGTTGCTTCTGTGTTGAATGCTCTTGTATACGCCATTATATCGTCAAGATACGCAGCTCCGCTTTCTCCGCCGATGTACTCTATATATGCATAAAATGCAGGACTGAAGGATGAATCAGCCATTGATACATCAAAATCGGGAGAAGGATGTGTTACTACAAGAGAGTCAAAGGGAAGCTGAATATAGCCTTCCCAATCATAAGGCAACTGAATATCAACGCCGTTAACTGCAACATATTTCCAGTTTGTTTCGCCGCCGCTGATAACCTTTACATAGCTGCCGTCCTTAAGACCGAGAACTGCAAAATCAGAGCCCTTATTGCCTTCAAAGCCTGGCTTGAAGCCTAAAGTATCTGTTGCGCTTGTTGCGTTCTTGCCGGGTGTTTTAACATATACTATTATACCGGACATATCAGTTACAGGACCATACTGCTGTATGGGTGCTTTGAAAGCGCATTCTCCGCCGTCTGCCCAGGTAAGAAGTCCGTCAGGATACTCAAATTTAGCAGATACTCCGCCAATTCCTGCAAA contains:
- a CDS encoding sugar ABC transporter permease; translated protein: MRRLTLENKKSFMGLFFVSPWIIGIIVFFLYPLITTIRYSFSDVKFAEGGLFVGPLEIFFANYIKPFVEDADFLRLFTETIQKMVLLAPCIVFFSLFVAIILNQKFIGRTFMRAMFFLPFILATGIVTSIIKQSLSEIARGGDSTSNLFNPALLTNLLLQSDVPQSVVNFLSTLISNIMDLVWQSGLQVIIFLVGLLAIPSVYYEVAAVEGSTSWESFWKITFPMISPYILVSLIYTVIDLFTSYDNTVMKYIVDTGYKNFQLSYMSSLFWIYFITVMLFVGIVYLLFGRKIHYNK